Proteins from a genomic interval of Arachis hypogaea cultivar Tifrunner chromosome 10, arahy.Tifrunner.gnm2.J5K5, whole genome shotgun sequence:
- the LOC112717581 gene encoding uncharacterized mitochondrial protein AtMg00860-like: MDYMNRIFYPYLDQFVVVFIDDILIYSKIERVHEEHLRTVLQILRTRKLYAKLSKCKFWTNKVAFLGHVISQGGIAMDPSKIEAVVQWEPPIIVTEVQSFLRLAGYYRRFIRGFSQIAIPLTYLTRKEVPFVWTAECDRSFNILK, translated from the coding sequence atggattacatgaatcgtattttcTATCCGTACCTTGATCAATTCGTAGTAGttttcatagacgatattctcatctattcgaagaTAGAAAGAGTGCATGAAGAACATCTAAGGACTGTATTGCAGATACTGAGGActcggaagttatatgctaaactatcaaagtgTAAATTTTGGACAAATAAGGTGGCATTTTTGGGACATGTCATATCACAGGGAGGAATTGCAATGGATccttcaaaaattgaagcagtagtgCAATGGGAACCACCTATAATCGTTACAGAAGTTCAGAGTTTTCTCAGACTTGCTGGATATTATCGGAGGTTTATTAGAGGGTTTTCACAGATAGCCATACCCCTGACTTACCTTACACGAAAGGAAGTTCCGTTCGTTTGGACAGCTGAGTGTGATAGAAGTTTCAACATACTTAAGTAA